A genomic segment from Candidatus Obscuribacterales bacterium encodes:
- a CDS encoding ATP-binding protein encodes MDTAFLTQLHAYCQDDAAFAELQQILATSGPAVPTLLPMGQQSILFRVITKIRESLDLATIFQTTATEVRQTLNADRVGVFRFYPNSGWDDGVFVSEDVVPPYRSAIAAKVHDHCFGESYARRYQKGKVYAIDDIYAAHLSPCHISILEQFQVQANLVVPLLQGQYLWGLLCIHQCARPRLWRPAEIHFAQQVATHLSVAIRQAELLETTRQQAEQLAQMLQDLRHSQTQLIQHEKMSSLGQLVAGVAHEINNPVNFIYGNLSHAQQYAQDLINLIGLYQQIYPDPPQSIHDRIDDIDLDFLQIDILSTLKSMQVGADRIRQIVLSLRNFSRLDEADMKRANLHEGLNSTLLILHHQLKATTHHPAIEVVRDYGDLPQVDCLPGQLNQVFMNILSNAIDALRSTGAPDEPFITIRTFCTKAIAPQPETITIAIADNGPGIPANIQPRLFDPFFTTKPIGEGTGLGLAISYRIVTENHHGTIRCISHPGQGCEFQITIPVTQGAIASE; translated from the coding sequence ATGGATACAGCTTTCCTGACTCAACTTCATGCCTATTGCCAAGATGATGCAGCATTTGCTGAACTCCAGCAGATTTTGGCAACCTCCGGCCCCGCTGTGCCCACGCTGCTACCGATGGGACAGCAGTCTATTCTCTTTCGCGTGATCACGAAGATTCGCGAATCTCTGGATTTAGCCACTATTTTTCAGACCACCGCCACGGAAGTGCGACAAACCCTAAACGCCGATCGGGTAGGCGTGTTTCGCTTCTATCCCAACTCAGGCTGGGATGATGGGGTTTTTGTGTCCGAAGATGTAGTGCCTCCCTATCGATCGGCGATCGCTGCCAAGGTGCATGATCACTGCTTCGGCGAAAGCTATGCCAGGCGCTACCAAAAAGGCAAGGTCTACGCCATTGATGATATTTATGCAGCCCATCTCAGTCCTTGCCACATCAGTATTTTGGAGCAGTTCCAAGTGCAGGCCAATTTGGTGGTGCCGCTGCTGCAGGGTCAGTATCTTTGGGGACTACTCTGCATTCACCAATGCGCTCGCCCACGCCTATGGCGTCCGGCAGAAATTCACTTTGCCCAGCAGGTAGCGACCCACTTGAGCGTAGCCATTCGGCAGGCAGAACTGTTAGAAACAACTCGGCAACAGGCGGAGCAACTAGCGCAGATGCTGCAGGATTTGCGCCATAGCCAGACCCAGTTAATTCAGCACGAAAAAATGTCTAGCCTAGGGCAGCTAGTGGCAGGGGTAGCCCATGAAATCAACAATCCTGTGAATTTTATTTACGGCAACCTGTCCCATGCACAGCAGTATGCTCAGGACTTAATCAACCTAATTGGTCTCTACCAACAGATCTACCCCGATCCACCGCAGTCTATCCACGATCGCATTGACGATATTGATCTAGACTTTCTGCAAATTGATATCCTATCAACCCTGAAATCGATGCAGGTGGGAGCCGATCGCATTCGGCAAATTGTTCTATCCCTTCGCAACTTTTCTCGGTTAGACGAAGCCGATATGAAACGGGCGAATCTCCATGAAGGGCTGAATAGCACCTTATTGATTCTGCATCACCAACTCAAGGCCACCACCCACCATCCAGCCATTGAGGTGGTGCGCGACTATGGAGACCTCCCGCAGGTGGACTGTTTGCCGGGGCAGCTCAACCAGGTGTTTATGAATATCTTGAGTAATGCCATTGATGCACTGCGAAGCACGGGGGCTCCAGACGAACCCTTCATCACAATCCGCACCTTCTGCACAAAGGCGATCGCTCCTCAGCCAGAAACCATCACCATTGCGATCGCCGACAATGGCCCGGGCATTCCTGCCAACATCCAGCCCCGATTGTTTGATCCCTTTTTCACCACCAAGCCCATTGGTGAAGGCACGGGTTTAGGACTGGCTATCAGCTATAGGATTGTCACGGAAAACCACCATGGCACAATTCGCTGCATCTCGCACCCTGGCCAGGGCTGTGAATTTCAAATTACCATTCCTGTAACCCAAGGGGCGATCGCTTCCGAGTAG
- a CDS encoding M15 family metallopeptidase, whose translation MSLKPHYQIPIEDCGEPLVPLPADEFAFEQPHAYVSLGAPYGDRSPFFVRQGVLNRLRTAQAQLATHHADWRILIFDAYRPIAVQQFMVDYTLAELLDKRQIEGDRLTPGQQQQLLDEVYQFWAPPSADPATPPPHSTGAAVDITLVDSHGRPIDMGSPIDEMSPRSYPDHYQAAIATHPQAAQFHAHRLLLRQVMTKAGFCQHPQEWWHFSWGDQRWVWQETVQPAIARYGGL comes from the coding sequence GTGTCCTTGAAACCCCATTATCAAATTCCTATCGAAGACTGTGGCGAACCTCTGGTGCCGCTGCCCGCCGATGAGTTTGCCTTCGAGCAACCCCACGCCTATGTCAGCTTAGGGGCACCCTATGGCGATCGCTCTCCCTTTTTTGTACGGCAGGGGGTACTCAATCGTCTGCGCACCGCCCAAGCCCAGTTGGCGACCCACCATGCTGACTGGCGGATTTTGATCTTCGACGCCTACCGACCCATTGCTGTGCAGCAGTTTATGGTGGACTATACCCTAGCGGAACTGTTGGACAAACGTCAGATTGAGGGCGATCGCTTAACGCCAGGCCAACAGCAGCAACTCCTTGATGAGGTCTATCAGTTTTGGGCTCCACCCAGCGCCGACCCGGCAACGCCACCGCCCCACAGCACAGGTGCAGCGGTGGACATTACCCTTGTGGATAGCCACGGGCGGCCCATTGACATGGGGTCACCCATTGATGAAATGTCGCCCCGATCCTACCCTGACCATTACCAAGCAGCGATCGCTACCCACCCCCAAGCAGCCCAATTCCACGCCCATCGGCTGCTGTTGCGACAGGTGATGACCAAGGCTGGATTTTGCCAACATCCCCAGGAATGGTGGCATTTTTCTTGGGGTGATCAGCGTTGGGTTTGGCAAGAGACGGTTCAACCCGCGATCGCCCGCTATGGAGGGCTTTAG
- a CDS encoding nucleotidyltransferase family protein encodes MTYAALLLAAGASHRMGRCKTTLPWGDRPSLLTYQTEQMHQAGLIPIVVLGSHNAHRQVDCAPNTQIVINPHPEQGKVSSILSGLAHLPTDVTALVLCAIDQPRPADLYVALLNAYKRHAAPIVAPIYQGKLGHPLLFSATLLPHLHQIRDETLGLRAVVQQVYDQIHRVEWPSALVHDDFNTPKAYTQAHATLLSTYRGDG; translated from the coding sequence ATGACCTATGCCGCCCTCCTCCTCGCCGCCGGTGCCTCCCACCGCATGGGCCGCTGTAAGACTACCCTGCCTTGGGGCGATCGCCCCTCTCTGCTTACCTACCAAACCGAACAGATGCACCAGGCCGGCCTCATCCCCATCGTGGTGCTTGGCTCCCACAATGCCCACCGCCAAGTAGACTGCGCTCCCAACACCCAGATTGTGATTAATCCCCATCCCGAACAGGGTAAGGTAAGCTCCATTCTCAGCGGCCTGGCCCACCTTCCCACGGATGTCACTGCTCTGGTTCTCTGCGCCATCGATCAACCCCGCCCCGCAGACCTATATGTGGCGCTGCTCAACGCGTATAAGCGGCACGCCGCGCCTATTGTCGCCCCAATATACCAGGGCAAACTCGGCCATCCCCTCCTATTCTCTGCCACTCTCCTGCCCCATCTCCATCAGATTCGAGACGAAACCCTGGGTCTGAGAGCCGTGGTGCAGCAGGTCTACGATCAGATCCACCGGGTGGAGTGGCCCTCTGCCCTGGTTCATGATGATTTCAATACTCCCAAGGCCTACACTCAAGCCCATGCAACGCTCCTATCAACATATCGCGGTGATGGATAA
- a CDS encoding XdhC family protein, whose protein sequence is MTLEFYRQVLDVLCQEPVAIATVIHTQRSVPREVGAMMAITGDRTWNTIGGGAGEAAVIEAGRDVLCQGIPQRVTIDLAATAQPGRHGVCGGQMQVWVAPWVGDEAIALLQILITQLSAGHAVTLTIPLSDTLPTLSITLLNQSAIAPDGQQFFHVLHPSPTLLIVGAGHVGLSLARLAQVIDFQVWIQDDRPDLWPTLPPGVIATEHLPTLPPASYIALVTRSYHHDLTALRSLLQAPNPRYIGMIGSRARIHRVFKQLEQDGVEGDRLSSIHAPIGLDIGALTPEEIAVSICAQLIQIRRCKPSVP, encoded by the coding sequence ATGACCCTTGAGTTTTATCGCCAGGTGCTGGATGTCTTGTGCCAGGAACCGGTGGCGATCGCGACCGTGATCCACACCCAAAGATCGGTGCCTCGGGAGGTGGGGGCCATGATGGCGATCACAGGCGATCGCACCTGGAATACCATCGGTGGCGGGGCGGGGGAGGCAGCGGTGATTGAGGCGGGCCGTGACGTGCTCTGTCAGGGAATCCCCCAGCGAGTGACCATTGACCTGGCGGCCACGGCCCAGCCCGGCCGCCATGGGGTCTGTGGTGGCCAGATGCAGGTGTGGGTCGCCCCGTGGGTGGGGGACGAGGCGATCGCCCTCCTGCAGATCCTGATCACCCAGCTCAGCGCCGGCCATGCCGTGACCTTGACGATCCCTCTCTCCGACACATTGCCGACCCTATCGATCACTCTTCTCAACCAAAGTGCGATCGCCCCCGATGGTCAGCAGTTCTTCCATGTCCTGCATCCCAGTCCCACCCTGCTGATTGTGGGAGCTGGGCACGTGGGCTTGTCCCTCGCTCGTCTAGCCCAGGTCATTGACTTTCAGGTCTGGATCCAAGACGATCGCCCAGACTTGTGGCCAACCCTGCCCCCCGGAGTCATCGCCACCGAGCACCTCCCCACCCTACCTCCCGCCAGCTACATTGCTCTGGTCACCCGCAGCTACCACCACGACCTCACGGCCCTGCGATCGCTCCTCCAAGCGCCTAACCCCCGATATATCGGCATGATTGGCAGTCGAGCCCGCATCCATCGAGTTTTTAAGCAATTGGAACAGGACGGCGTAGAGGGCGATCGCCTCTCGTCGATCCATGCCCCCATCGGTCTCGACATCGGCGCACTCACCCCCGAGGAAATTGCCGTCAGCATCTGTGCCCAGCTCATCCAAATTCGTCGTTGTAAACCTTCCGTCCCATGA